One Drosophila subpulchrella strain 33 F10 #4 breed RU33 chromosome 2R, RU_Dsub_v1.1 Primary Assembly, whole genome shotgun sequence genomic window, TGCATGATGGGGCAGTGCATCGTGGTCACATTCACCAGATTGAGGACCCTCATCTTGGTGCAGCAACTGCAGACGACCTCGTCCAGTAGGTGATTCGCCTCGTAGCGCTCTAGTACAAAGTCCACCAGTTTCAGGGTGTGAAGGTCCGTCAATCGCAGAAGCAACTCCTTGAGAACCTTCAGCAACTGACCTCCAGTTCCAAAAAGCTTGATGCCCTCCGGATCGTTGGGCTGCGACATATTGCATGGGAAGTGATAGACCAGAGTTCGAATCCGGCTACCTATGCCAATGAACTCTGTACCAGGATTCTGCTCTCTGCCCTGAAATAgtttaatattacattttctgtttttcatatatatattattcttATACCTTGTCAATATTCCATGACAACATGGTCATAAACTGGAAGATGTTGTTGAAACTGTGCCACGGACGAAACTCAATGCCCCGCATATATTTGCCGATCTTCGACAGGCAGAACTGGGTTCGCATGTGATCGAGGCAAAATTGCCAACCGGAGTAGTAATTAAACTTCGGTTTCGTGAGGGTTCGATCATCCACCAAGAAGTTGTTCCAAACAGTTGGCAAATAGAAGGCTCTATACCACTGGCGGCAAACCTGCAAGAGATCACAGAGTTGAGAAACGTTATCTGTAGGATTTGTCACACGGTTTACATGGTCAAAACATATTATCTTGATCTATATCTACACTGTTTGCCAAGATTAGGTGTTCCATGGTCATTTAAAAACTTTCTGATTCttgacaaatatttaaaaaacgaTGAACAAAACGTTTTACACACATCACTTTTTCTCCTAACTGTCGTTTgggactttaatatttttgataaaatgttCCCAGTAAAGCCAGCTAAACAACCATTTGCTGATACAGCGAAGGCAATTTTCTGCCTTTTACGATACCAAACATCTGCCATTTGGTTCAAATGAGTGGAAACATTGCCATATGaacttatttttatgtttttttaaaggtCAGCTCCAATATGCCATTGTAATGTAAACATTCTGATATTGCgctgaaatattttataagtattttgGGTAAAGAAAAATAGCGATGTGTTTAGCAAATTCatataaaatcataaaaatgaaatgaaattgcCGTTTTGagacagaaacaaaaaaagtagCTATGCATCGGCCGGGAATCGAACCCGGGCCGCCCGCGTGGCAGGCGAGCATTCTACCACTGAACCACCGATGCTTGGTGAAAGGGTGGCTTCCCAAAAATCTTCACTTCATTTTGGGGCTTTCTAAAAACTCTATAAATAGAGTTATTGCCTTAAattgaattaatttaaatgatgatcacaatattaattaaaataaagtaaaaaccCTAAAGTTGAGAGACCAAACGgacaataaaatacaaatttctGATACTTATATTCTATTCTCTTTTTCATGTTCCCTATAAAACCTAAAATGTGCATATTAATGTCACCTGATTGagacaaaaatataaaacccAACAGTTGtcttaatatttgtataaacGCACCAGTCCGGCATAATAGCGCTCTTTGGGGCTGAGGTAGGTAAAGATTTGCTCCAGTACCAGGTCGGGTAAGTAACGCCAATTTGACTCGATCATGTTTTCCGGGTCCTGGTCGTCATCCTCGTCGACATCTATGTAGCAGGCTGGTTTGTTTTTGAAGGGAAATTCAGATTATTCCACTGACTTGTCATAGCAGTCTTTGGCCTACCCTTCTCGTCTCCATCGATCTTCCAGCCAGCCTTTTGCATAACCTCCAGTTGGCCGCTGCCCTTCCGCCCCATGCTCAGTGCACTCATGTTTTGGGGGTgtatgttattattattttacgaattttcaaattatttacaacGCAAACGACCGCACAGAACTATATGTACtctaattttgaaatttttttggcACAGCCTGCGCTGACGGCTTCTTCTTGCTTTcggtttatttttatatagtGGGACCGACCGACTGTCCGCTGCACTCGCAGTTGCGTCGCGTTTGGCCAGCGACTGTCTCCCGAATAGATTGTGATTCTTTCACATATTCAAATCGCTCTGTTGGCTATTTTCGAAAACTGAAAAAACTGTTTTCAGTTTCTCGTGTTCGAAATTGTTAGGTTCTCGCCGCCATACAGTTGCCAAAGACCTGCGTTTTTGCCTTCTCTTCATGCAGAGCTTCCgatttattttggttattatttcttttttgatttttgttgATGCTCGGATTTGTGTTCGAGATACAGCAACTGTTGTGATTCCGATTCtctgttgtttttatttttcgatttTAAATTAGACACCGGCACTTTGTGCAAGGTCTTAGGGCCTCCGTTTGGTGGCACGGAACTGGGGCAACTTGTTGATGCTACTGCTGGCTATTGAGgtgtaaattataaataaacacTTGAGCTGTTTGGACTTGTGGTGATCCGATCGATCTGCATCTTGTGCATGGAACGTGCATTAGACTTTAGACGCTTTAAGTGTATATTCATGGAGTATTCATGGGCAGAAAGAAAGAACAGACGTTTTTAAGAATCCATTCTTTAAacaacatttaatatttttttaaatttatcgtTAAAAACGTTGAATTGCTTGGGTGTTACACAAGCTTTAACGTAATAAACAAAATGAATACTACCTATATCAAGATtctatacaaatattttgaataaaaactTGATCGGGTAAACAATTTCAAGAGTGTGGTCGCCCAATTGGGTTTACTTGTGTCTTCATGCagatcatatttttatttactggcTGGAAACGCTTTTATTACCGgattgttatttttaaagttatttattcAATCAATTTGAGTTTGATTTTTGGTAAAGAATGTTCAAATAAGAGTTGTAAAAATGAAGTAACATTTTACTTGTTAAAATCAAACTTACAAAGTGATATATtgcttcatattatttgcacTTTTTGTATTAAATCTACCCTTTATTTAAAAGGTTACTTATACGCAATGACTTTCTAAGCAGTATCCTAAGTTCTGTAATTTAAACCATCGATTCGGTAAGTACAGCATTATTTAAGCATAATGTGCTGTAAGCTACTTACCAATCCTGGCGTTATCTTGCTCCTCGTTTTTGACACTTGACCCCACTTTGCCGGCAGAAGGGGAAAGAAAATTCCATCAGGCCACCAAACGAAGCCATCGTCGTTTCCTTGACGACACTACCAGCCAAGCCAGCTGTTATCCCGTTTTCCGATTTTCCGCTGTCCACTTTTGCATTGTCATTttcccacacacacacttgctgcttacgtatacgtaatatgGCCAGGGTGCTCGAGTGTCCAGGTACACTTAGCGGAAACAGCTGTTTATGTTGATGGGCCCCCGCCAAGAAAAATGCAGAAAGGCATTTGGCCATTTTCCTGGCTCCTTTTTAGccctttccttttctttttttttcttatttagcAAGAAGAACAACAATAGCGGGAAACTTTCCGTATTGCAATTTCCTTTTtgcgttgcatacttttaggatCACGGAATTTTTCCGCGCCCAAGCACTTAAAAATATGCTGAATATTGAATGAGCCGGGCTGAAAGGGGGAATTCGGAGCTGGCCAGCTGGCTGGTTGGGATCTGCAACAATGCGCTGCAATACGGGcttaattaaaacaattttaaaaccaGTTAAAACACACTCGCCGGTCGCcaaaacccaaacccaaaccccGAACCCGAACACATATGCACACAGCCAGCCGCTTGACAGTTGGCAGCGCCCTTCCGCTTTGCCCTCGGTTGGGAAAACATCAAATATGACAGGCCCGGCCTGCAACCAAAATGTTGCCATGCAAATTTAAATGTCAACAAAAACTTGCAGTTTAACCCAAAAACCCTATTTGTGTCTGCCGGGCAGCCGGCAATCATCTCGTAGCGTTTTCCAGGGCTCCGAAAGTGTGTGCAAACTCCATTAAAAGCGAGCAGCGATTTGAGATGAGTACGTgagctatatatttaaaggTTTTGGAAGAATCTTTGTGATATATAGAGAGTAAAAAGATATCAATTctaaataaaattcaatcaTTTATTAAGGTAACATATACTGGGAGTTTTTGATACTTAACAAACTCTTTATTCgatataaacaaaaattttgtATATCCAAAATGAGTAAGTGATTTAAAGACAATAAAGGATTTATAGgtcatattattttatcttttaggactttaaaaatatttttataggttacctacaaattaaaattaatttagttttatgGGTTTCTCAAAGTATATCATGAGTATACTGCAAATACTGCATATTTACAAGGTGTTaagatttttgttatattggtattgcattttttttagaaagttttttaatgggattcttccattaaaaaactttctaaaaaaaatgcaataccaatataacaaaaatcttAACACCTTGTAAATATGCAGTATTTgctcttaaaaaatatataagattttatttttaacacattttttaatagttGTCAGTAATGCCGTTTTTTTATGTTAAAACTTCGTTGTTAACTAGTCATCACTTTTGCACCTCTAGCACGCCGGTAGCaatatgaatatatattcCTATATACGAATACAATAATCTTTAATAACAATCATATTAAAAcactttattaaaataaatcatttcttaaaagctgtataataataaaatagaacAGTTTGTATTTTATACAATCTATGTAAATTTTAGGTATTTTCCCTCTTAATATACTAGTTATATTCTGTTTTAACAAATGTTTGACAGTTGTCGATAATTACTATTACTTGcttttttatacaaaattctttctAAACAGCAATCTATATATATCCTTCATCACTTTTGCACCTCTAGCACGCACTTGTGAAAATTATGGGTCGCATTCGCCGGTCGCAATATGCATATGGATATTCCTCTGTGCGTGCCGGTGGGTCGGCGGCTTAAACTGGAAAACAGGAAGTGGCTGGTTGGCTTGGCTAACCAAGTCGAAGCCGGCAGGAGCCAGCCAACAAGTCCTGTTATTGTTGGTTTTGCCTGGCTGTTTTGTTTGGCTGGCCTTGCTCAGGTGCATCGCACTGGCAGCTGTTTGGGGCCATTGTTTGGCCATCGGATGTTGCCAAGTTTCGGAATTTAATGTATAATTTTGTAGCATTTTAACTACTGCCTGACTGACCCGCTGTGACCCATTCTGCTGCCATTTTGCCATTCTGCCATGTGGTTATGTAAATTGTTGACTTCTACTTGGGGGACAGCACTAAGAAGGTTGATGTTACTTGACTGTGCATTTGTGAATTGCATTTTAATGGCCACTCGGTGGGCACTTCCTTTGATAGGAAGCTTAGGATTGGAATTTGTTGATGTGTGTTTAAATTGAAAGGAGCCTTATAAGCCGATTcgatcatatttattttttactttttaaaaaattatgaatatagTTCTTTATAGATGTAAGTGTACtaaattttttgcatttttgttttaacatttttaatttattttattaacttatcttaaaaaaaattaaaaaaaaaaaatttgtatgcatcGGCCGGGAATCGAACCCGGGCCGCCCGCGTGGCAGGCGAGCATTCTACCACTGAACCACCGATGCTTGGTGAAAgtacaaatttcaaaaagtcTCCAGTTCATTTTGGTGGCCTcataaaaaatctataaataaACTTAGTGAAAAGCTGACATGTAAATTTATGCATTTCTTATCTTATCAATATGAGATTTAAGTTAAAACCGAAGAAGAACCGTATTGTCcagaaaacaataataataatatcaattAGTTCTGATTTCCTTTGATttccttaaaatattaataaccTCTTTTATAACCCAAGGGTATTTTATTTATGGGCACATGTTTCTTTGTGGgctatattttaaagatacattttaaagatttcttaacttcgaaaatgtttttacgtTATCTACTTTGCTGCGGCTACATTTCTTTGATCCGCTTGCACACTGGTTATTTGGAAGTTCGTTCGTGTCCATTTTGCAGCAAACTTTGTGACAGTTCGAACTGCATAAAATGACAATGAAAGCCGAAAGCGCAGCTGCTGCTTATGCAAAGTTTTTGTGGTGAGTGGATAAGTTAAAGCCCAAAAAGTTTGCATAAACATGTAGGGCTCAATCACATCAGCAATTTCCACCACTGCGATGGCCCTTTCGACTTCCGTCCCATCCTGACTCAATTGTTCTGCCATTGTCACAGCAAGCAATTTGCCTTGACAATAGCcatgcattttaattgtgcaGCAGCTGCGGTTCATCGGAAGGACTTGCCCCGCCCTCGAAATGGCGACTGCTAAACGCAGCAAATTGTGTGGCCATTAAAAAAGTGGCGTATAAAAtagaaactttttcaaaatattcctgcttttttttttgcctgcaattatttgtaaaatatttattttacaattgAATTGAAAAAGTTTCTGCCTGTGGCAGTTGCCCCGAAAATCTATAGAAGGAACAACTTTGGCCCACTAATCAAATGAATGGGAATTAAGCCAGTGCCACTGGAAAGAATATTTTCGCTGGCGTGTGCAAAACAATTAAGCTAAAATTGTTATTGCAATTTGAAAACAATTGTCAAATTATGCAAATTCCGTCTGATTGCCTCGAGTATTTTTCACCAGGACCCCCGAGTCCCCCGAGCTAACAAGGTAAACAAGCCCCAGACTTTTCCACCCCACTCGATCCTAACCCACCAGTTGAAACTCGGGGGGTGGCTCGAACTGCTCAAAGATTTATGGCAATGCCTCAAGTGTTTTTTGGGGGGGGGATGGGAAAAAGTTTTGGGAGTGCGTCGTCGGCAGCTTCCTCCACTTGGTGCCGACGTTGTCAACTGCAAGGCGACTgcaatttgcataaaaattcATTGGTTTGGCGGCAAGTTGACAAAAAAGGTAGGAACGAAAAGCGCTAAAAGAATTATCCCTGGGATAACAAAATGTTAATAGTCTTCGAAGAATATTTTAGTGAATTAAACactttaaattaattgaaaaagtttCTGTATTTATGGCTCTTGCTATAAAGTTATGTATTTATTAAGTTACTCAATCTCCTTGGGGCTCTCTGTGGTTTTTGAGTACAAGATAACTTGGTTAACCATTTATTATCAATATCTtctaataaaaacaaaactttttgttCATTAGGCTGTACTTTATTAGATTTAAGCATGGCTCATTCACATATTCAGTAAATACACGTTAAAAAGGATTTGTATAATTGGTAGTTAATGGAACGACCATGAGCTGGTCAGATAAGGGCACTTATAGAGATAATGTTCCCGCGATAAATGATttctaattaaataatttatggcGTGGTGATAAAACCTCTTAACGTAATTATTGCCGCACCTTCATATCCAACCAAATACCTCCATTTAGATTGGCTAGAAACAAGGTTGGGTCGTACAAATTGTCCTTGCGGGTCTTTGGATTGACCTTGACATTGAACTTGCTGATCAGCTCTACGATGGCCGCCTTTATTTGAGAAGTGGCAAAGCGCATACCTATTGAAAGTTATAACCATTAGAATATTATTTGACCAATAAAGATTCCTATTTACCTAAGCAGATACGCGGACCATCTCCAAATCCCATGTAGACACCTCGTTCGCGATGATTTTTGGTGGTATTGGGATCCATAAAGCGTTCAGGATTATATATTTCCGGGTTGGGGAAGAACTCCTCGTCCATCATATGACAGAAGTGGGGTATCACAACAACAGTTCCCTTTTCCACGGTGAAATCGGGACCATCTTTGTTGGGCAGCTCCACGGTTTCGGTGCAGAGTTTGGAAGTCATAAAGCCAGGTGGGAATAAACGTATTGATTCTGGAAGATATATTTCGAGTATTAGTTTAAGAATAAAGATAAAAAATCACTAAGAGATAGATTTCTGTCttcttgaaaaattattttctcaCCATGTAGACAGGCATCCAGATAGGGCAACTCATGGAGTTTGTCGTAGGGTATGATACCATCCTGCAAATGGGATTGGATCTCCTCCCGCAGGCGCTGTTGCACCACAGCATCGCGGCCCAGTAGCAGCAACATGTGCGATAGAACGCCGGCTACAGTTTCGAAGCCATCTAGAAGGAAGGTCATGGTGTGGGCCAGGAGGTGGCGAGTATCCAGGTTCCTCTTTTCACCTAGTTGCATCAGATAGTCCAGAAAGTCGGTGCGCTGGAACTGGCCAGTTGCCTGTTGGGATTTTCGCGACTGAACCGCTGTTTCCATCAATCCG contains:
- the LOC119552176 gene encoding F-box only protein 39 — its product is MSALSMGRKGSGQLEVMQKAGWKIDGDEKACYIDVDEDDDQDPENMIESNWRYLPDLVLEQIFTYLSPKERYYAGLVCRQWYRAFYLPTVWNNFLVDDRTLTKPKFNYYSGWQFCLDHMRTQFCLSKIGKYMRGIEFRPWHSFNNIFQFMTMLSWNIDKGREQNPGTEFIGIGSRIRTLVYHFPCNMSQPNDPEGIKLFGTGGQLLKVLKELLLRLTDLHTLKLVDFVLERYEANHLLDEVVCSCCTKMRVLNLVNVTTMHCPIMHVGLFLNLQVLTISPQNIDDDVLSLLADTKLQHLYLLQNCYTPNHLTISACGVKAWRNVKKTNPRLRVHLRMENLTDGEVVLQPEAPVHSITYCAPQTRIRAELLVRMVDHYRSTLAVYGHELLPRFSSPKPFHSRIDSLMLLMCRQCYNVDTLIIREKVSTSTLLLIARTAKNLQHLYVRRFAVILRCDWPRHPEWSDEFNAWLKRNSRSYEAVEREISEILGYKWRLLSDRDFKQLTVNVKSGA
- the LOC119550473 gene encoding probable cytochrome P450 28a5, whose product is MIGVTLALVLILAGLAYTMTWNFNYWRKRKVPGPKPKLITGNYPNLYMMKRNMIYDLNDIYEKYKSKYDAVGIFSGRVPQLLVISPELARRVFVSNFKNFHDNALSRLTDEKTDFILSNNPFSLTGEKWKQRRADITPGLTNGRIKSVYPVTNKVCQQMTEWVKKQIRLGAADGINAKDLSLRFTSEMVTDCVLGLGADSFTDNPTPIMAHIKDLFNPHWTFMTLFALVNSFPSLSHLIKLRFVPHHVERFFIGLMETAVQSRKSQQATGQFQRTDFLDYLMQLGEKRNLDTRHLLAHTMTFLLDGFETVAGVLSHMLLLLGRDAVVQQRLREEIQSHLQDGIIPYDKLHELPYLDACLHESIRLFPPGFMTSKLCTETVELPNKDGPDFTVEKGTVVVIPHFCHMMDEEFFPNPEIYNPERFMDPNTTKNHRERGVYMGFGDGPRICLGMRFATSQIKAAIVELISKFNVKVNPKTRKDNLYDPTLFLANLNGGIWLDMKVRQ